A window of Helicobacter ganmani contains these coding sequences:
- a CDS encoding glycosyltransferase → MKLVILLYSLGAGGAERITSLLLENLAKEYTITLVLLEDIQHYPLNVQKIILGRNRTTESGIKKLLKLPLLAFKYRKIIRDCEISLSLMTRPNYINILAGMLCKLTRKSPKILICERSYPSKQYGYSNLSSTINRKLITLLYNKADKISANSPQNLADLVENFGIAQKKITLLLNFFDLNKINAQSREDSTLKEQILSSKVRGRFAFVSIGRLDSGKNHRLLVDCMQYFKDKADLFIFGEGEKRNELEAQILSLGLESCVHLLGRTPNPYAPLSVADCFVFASNHEGFPNVLVESLALGIPLLTTDCAPKEILEPLGEFIDNQKHCEICKGGILVPLNDKEAFSEAMRFIYAQPHFFSPSNLQSQARKFAIESQLPHYKQWIFE, encoded by the coding sequence ATGAAACTTGTGATTTTGCTTTATTCTTTGGGGGCTGGAGGAGCGGAACGCATTACCTCACTTTTGTTGGAGAATCTGGCAAAGGAATATACAATCACGCTTGTTTTGCTGGAGGATATTCAGCATTATCCTCTAAATGTGCAAAAAATCATTTTGGGGCGGAACCGCACCACAGAAAGCGGGATTAAAAAACTCCTCAAACTTCCTTTGCTTGCATTCAAATATCGCAAAATTATTCGAGATTGCGAGATTTCACTTTCTTTGATGACACGTCCAAACTATATTAATATTCTAGCAGGTATGCTTTGCAAATTAACACGCAAAAGCCCTAAAATCTTAATTTGTGAGCGAAGCTATCCAAGCAAGCAATATGGTTATTCCAATCTTTCCTCTACGATAAATCGCAAGTTGATTACATTGCTTTACAACAAAGCAGATAAAATCAGTGCAAATTCTCCACAAAATCTCGCGGACTTGGTAGAAAATTTTGGAATCGCACAAAAGAAAATCACCTTGCTTTTAAACTTTTTTGATTTAAACAAAATCAATGCACAAAGTCGTGAGGATTCCACATTAAAGGAGCAAATCTTGTCAAGCAAAGTGCGTGGGAGATTTGCTTTTGTCAGTATTGGGCGACTAGATAGCGGTAAAAATCATCGCTTGCTTGTGGATTGTATGCAATACTTTAAGGACAAGGCGGATTTGTTTATCTTTGGCGAGGGAGAGAAAAGAAACGAGCTAGAAGCACAGATTTTGAGCTTGGGTTTAGAATCTTGTGTGCATTTGCTCGGACGCACTCCAAACCCTTACGCGCCTTTGAGCGTTGCAGATTGTTTCGTGTTTGCTTCCAATCACGAGGGTTTTCCTAATGTGCTTGTAGAATCCCTCGCACTTGGGATTCCACTTTTGACAACTGATTGTGCGCCCAAAGAGATTTTAGAGCCACTTGGCGAATTTATAGACAATCAAAAGCATTGTGAAATTTGCAAGGGAGGCATTCTTGTCCCCCTTAATGACAAAGAGGCTTTTAGCGAAGCTATGCGCTTTATTTATGCGCAACCCCATTTTTTCTCTCCAAGCAATCTCCAATCTCAAGCGCGTAAATTTGCCATAGAATCGCAACTACCGCACTATAAGCAATGGATTTTTGAATAA
- a CDS encoding glycosyltransferase has protein sequence MKKIKILLAIRSLNFGGAERQWVLLAQELAKRSEVDLRLCTLYSGGRLEYEITGIPHICLHKKGRKDIGFLLRYRKVIKDFRPDCIYAFMPEMNIFSLFCGAFLGAKVVFGFRSSAINLNNLSLASKLYFYTQKLLSRFADAILCNSYDALSFYQKKGYYMKKALVVYNGIDTTRFHPREITRFKKELGIQEDAFVFGIVARMDKVKDYPLFARTAKEMIEYSRTQQGVEVTFISLGKCEERILKDCLKILGDTQRNVLFLGAKNDVEAYYPLFDCILSTSYTESFSNSIAEGMACGCVPIVSDVGESKVIADFGQNAYAFLFPPKDDKSALECLKSLYTLQHSDKLESLKAQSRAQIVEKFSVDSMVCTTLKILTSLAQSVSIEILKVELHNNNETKSPKD, from the coding sequence ATGAAAAAAATTAAAATCTTATTAGCAATTCGGTCTTTAAATTTTGGTGGAGCGGAGAGGCAATGGGTGCTTCTTGCGCAAGAGCTCGCCAAGCGTTCGGAGGTAGATTTGCGTCTTTGCACGCTTTATAGTGGCGGACGCCTAGAATATGAAATTACAGGGATTCCACATATTTGTTTGCATAAGAAAGGGCGCAAAGATATTGGATTTTTGTTGCGCTATCGTAAAGTGATTAAAGATTTCCGACCGGATTGTATTTATGCCTTTATGCCTGAAATGAATATTTTTAGCCTTTTTTGTGGTGCATTTTTGGGCGCAAAAGTAGTTTTTGGATTCCGTTCAAGTGCGATTAATTTAAACAATCTCTCCCTTGCTTCTAAGCTATATTTTTATACACAGAAACTCTTAAGTCGTTTTGCTGATGCAATTCTTTGTAATTCCTATGATGCACTTAGCTTTTATCAAAAAAAGGGCTATTATATGAAAAAAGCATTAGTGGTTTATAATGGGATTGATACGACGCGATTCCACCCTAGAGAGATTACAAGATTCAAAAAAGAACTTGGAATTCAAGAGGACGCATTTGTTTTTGGAATCGTCGCACGAATGGATAAAGTCAAAGATTATCCGCTTTTTGCACGCACTGCAAAGGAAATGATAGAATATTCTAGAACACAACAAGGTGTAGAGGTTACTTTCATCTCTCTTGGAAAATGCGAAGAAAGAATCCTAAAAGACTGCCTAAAGATTCTAGGGGATACACAACGCAATGTCCTATTTTTAGGAGCAAAAAATGATGTGGAAGCCTATTATCCACTTTTTGATTGTATCCTTTCTACTTCTTATACGGAAAGTTTTTCAAACTCTATTGCGGAGGGAATGGCGTGTGGTTGTGTGCCAATCGTAAGTGATGTGGGTGAGAGTAAAGTTATTGCGGATTTTGGACAAAATGCCTATGCGTTTCTTTTCCCTCCAAAAGACGATAAAAGCGCGTTAGAATGCCTAAAATCTCTCTACACCTTGCAGCATTCAGACAAGCTAGAATCCCTCAAAGCACAATCGCGTGCGCAGATTGTAGAAAAATTTAGCGTAGATTCTATGGTTTGCACAACTTTAAAGATTCTGACTTCTCTTGCGCAATCTGTTAGTATAGAAATTTTAAAAGTAGAATTGCACAACAACAATGAGACAAAATCTCCAAAGGATTAA
- a CDS encoding glycosyltransferase family 2 protein: MENFKEFNIKDLPQEFSEKLLSEIPDNPNFPKVSVILTTYNREYFFTESIESILDQDYPNLEIIVSDDGSEDNTFSIASEYAKDNPHIKVVRNARTHGSAGNRNNGLDYASGELLLLLDDDDLLFKEAISQMVEVYLRFDKQYGIIIANCTRSDDGFLSGQGLDESREIGFQEVLAGCLDGEFVTLFERKLLGQRRFNENLQRGNMGLLWLKLHKQRPCYYIHKPLKFYRIHAESLTQSLKYKPLEMVKNYEQDILLFYKERLKYCPAHLAKLCATAALLYRQGGNRKKAFKKILQSLAIYPNWLALQVFACLFLPISFLPKLKIRQRVEK, encoded by the coding sequence ATGGAAAATTTCAAAGAATTTAACATCAAAGACCTACCACAAGAATTTAGCGAAAAACTCCTTAGTGAGATTCCAGATAACCCAAATTTCCCAAAAGTTAGCGTGATTTTGACAACTTACAATCGTGAATATTTTTTTACAGAATCCATTGAAAGCATTTTAGACCAAGATTATCCTAACTTAGAAATTATCGTAAGTGATGATGGTTCAGAGGACAACACCTTTAGCATTGCAAGCGAATATGCAAAAGATAATCCCCATATCAAAGTTGTGCGCAACGCAAGAACGCATGGAAGTGCAGGGAATCGCAACAATGGTTTAGATTATGCAAGTGGCGAACTTTTATTGCTTTTAGATGATGATGATTTATTATTTAAAGAAGCTATTTCGCAAATGGTAGAAGTCTATTTGCGCTTTGATAAACAATATGGTATTATCATCGCAAATTGCACAAGAAGTGATGACGGATTCCTCTCAGGACAAGGACTAGACGAATCGCGTGAAATTGGTTTCCAAGAAGTGCTTGCGGGGTGTTTAGACGGAGAGTTTGTAACTTTGTTTGAGCGCAAACTACTTGGACAGAGGAGATTTAATGAAAATTTACAAAGAGGCAATATGGGGCTTTTATGGCTAAAACTCCACAAACAGCGTCCGTGCTATTATATTCATAAGCCTTTGAAATTTTATAGAATCCACGCAGAATCTCTCACGCAGAGCTTGAAATATAAGCCTTTGGAAATGGTAAAAAATTATGAGCAAGATATTTTGCTTTTTTATAAAGAACGTTTGAAATATTGTCCCGCACATTTAGCTAAGCTCTGTGCCACAGCAGCATTACTTTACCGGCAAGGAGGGAACCGCAAAAAGGCATTTAAAAAGATTCTACAAAGTCTAGCAATCTATCCAAATTGGCTTGCATTGCAGGTTTTTGCTTGTCTTTTTTTACCTATTTCTTTCTTGCCAAAACTAAAAATTCGTCAGAGGGTAGAGAAATAA
- a CDS encoding ABC transporter ATP-binding protein/permease has product MFSKLRFILSHQDQHYIYGMLLLSLLVSLIELIGISAIAPFIAVASDFSLIESKTYFAFVYHFLHFDSPYEFVLCFGIVLLVFYVFRSLINLLYQHLLARFTFGRYHLIVERLFRNYLDINYEDFITKNTSHLTKTITTEAHNFTILLAAFLFMTSEVFVVLLIYGTLLFVDFKITLGLTFVLAILGFLLARGIALKIKKQGREKESHQKTFFETLSSSFGNYKIIKLQSDSDSIWRNFSNSLEGYSLANIKNQTFFHIPRLSLEALGFCMMILVVLYLLIQNPNNVTGYLPLLSMYVLALYRLLPSINRILDSYNKILFNFRSLEIIYQDLKMQTQDLGEEEVKFEREIRLEKLSFGYQQKCVLQEINLTICKGEKVAFIGESGSGKSTLVDCIIGLLCPQNGGIWIDDVKLEKTNLKSWRKKIGYIPQNVYLFSGNVEDNVAFGRELDKEKIISCLKSAKIYEFLQTKEGLETQVGDGGIALSGGQKQRIAIARALYGEPEILVLDEATSALDTEVEARIMEEIYKIAKDKTLLIIAHRLSTIEHCDSIYRLQNGTLKLV; this is encoded by the coding sequence ATGTTTTCAAAACTTAGATTTATCCTATCGCACCAAGACCAACATTACATTTATGGAATGCTACTACTCTCCTTGTTAGTGTCCTTAATTGAACTCATTGGAATCTCTGCAATCGCTCCTTTTATCGCTGTGGCAAGTGATTTTAGCTTAATTGAAAGTAAAACTTATTTTGCCTTTGTTTATCATTTTTTACATTTTGATTCTCCTTATGAATTTGTTTTGTGTTTTGGCATTGTTTTATTGGTGTTTTATGTCTTCCGTAGTTTGATTAATCTCCTCTATCAACATCTTTTAGCGCGTTTTACCTTTGGACGCTATCATTTGATTGTGGAGAGATTGTTTAGGAATTATTTGGACATTAATTATGAGGATTTCATTACAAAAAATACAAGCCATTTAACCAAAACCATTACAACAGAAGCACATAATTTTACTATCTTACTTGCTGCTTTTTTGTTTATGACTTCCGAAGTTTTCGTTGTGCTTTTAATTTATGGCACTTTATTATTTGTGGATTTCAAAATTACGCTTGGCTTGACCTTCGTCTTAGCGATTTTGGGATTCCTTCTAGCGCGAGGAATTGCATTAAAAATCAAAAAGCAAGGACGAGAAAAGGAATCGCATCAAAAAACTTTTTTTGAAACACTTAGCTCAAGTTTTGGGAATTACAAAATCATCAAACTTCAAAGTGATTCCGACTCCATTTGGCGGAATTTTTCAAACTCTTTAGAGGGATATTCTTTGGCGAATATCAAAAATCAAACTTTTTTTCATATTCCGCGCTTGAGCTTGGAAGCACTTGGCTTTTGTATGATGATTCTTGTTGTGTTATATTTGTTAATTCAAAACCCCAACAATGTAACAGGTTATTTGCCCTTATTGTCTATGTATGTGTTAGCACTCTATCGCCTTTTGCCCTCTATCAACCGCATTTTGGATTCTTACAATAAGATTCTTTTTAATTTTCGCTCCTTAGAAATCATTTATCAAGACTTAAAAATGCAAACCCAAGATTTAGGGGAAGAAGAAGTCAAATTTGAACGAGAAATTAGACTAGAAAAGCTCTCTTTTGGCTATCAACAAAAATGCGTGTTACAAGAAATCAATCTTACCATTTGCAAGGGAGAAAAAGTCGCGTTTATCGGAGAATCAGGAAGTGGAAAAAGCACTTTAGTAGATTGCATCATTGGCTTGCTTTGTCCTCAAAATGGTGGTATTTGGATAGATGATGTTAAACTAGAGAAAACAAATCTAAAAAGTTGGCGCAAAAAGATAGGCTATATTCCACAAAATGTTTATTTATTTAGTGGGAATGTAGAGGACAATGTCGCCTTTGGAAGAGAATTGGATAAAGAAAAAATTATCTCTTGTCTAAAAAGTGCCAAAATTTATGAGTTTTTGCAAACCAAAGAGGGCTTAGAAACACAAGTAGGGGATGGCGGAATCGCACTAAGCGGGGGGCAAAAACAACGCATTGCGATTGCGCGCGCACTCTATGGAGAACCAGAGATTCTTGTGTTAGATGAAGCTACAAGCGCGCTAGATACAGAAGTGGAAGCAAGAATTATGGAAGAAATTTATAAGATTGCAAAGGACAAAACCTTGCTTATCATCGCACACCGCTTAAGCACGATTGAACATTGTGATTCTATCTATCGCCTACAAAATGGCACTTTGAAGCTAGTTTAG
- the panC gene encoding pantoate--beta-alanine ligase, translating into MQIFTTTQDLRTFICQFKSQNPQKTIGLVPTMGALHKGHLSLIEASLTVCDCTIVSIFVNPTQFGENEDFNQYPRKKEADLHICAKAGVEIVFMPEVSQMYPLDSTLQTTFNAPAAMANVLEGKTRQGHFNGVLQVVLKLFNLVRPDKAFFGRKDAQQLLIIQKMVQDLFLPLEIVPCPIVRNEEGLALSSRNAYLSPSGITQALRISASLNAVTKAIMRGIKDSYELKRIALEVLEGLEVEYLVIVNHELQNIEQIQKNSTLILVVVRIEGVRLLDNLWF; encoded by the coding sequence ATGCAAATATTCACCACTACGCAAGATTTGCGCACCTTTATCTGTCAATTTAAATCTCAAAATCCTCAAAAAACAATCGGCTTAGTTCCGACAATGGGAGCTTTACATAAAGGGCATTTATCCCTGATAGAAGCAAGTCTTACAGTCTGTGATTGCACTATTGTTTCTATTTTTGTCAATCCAACACAATTTGGAGAAAACGAGGATTTTAATCAATATCCTCGCAAAAAAGAAGCTGATTTGCACATTTGTGCTAAAGCGGGTGTAGAGATTGTCTTTATGCCCGAAGTTTCCCAAATGTATCCGTTAGATTCCACCTTGCAAACAACTTTCAACGCTCCTGCAGCAATGGCAAATGTGCTAGAGGGCAAAACGCGACAAGGACACTTTAATGGCGTGCTTCAAGTTGTTTTAAAGCTTTTCAATCTTGTGCGTCCGGACAAGGCATTTTTTGGGCGTAAGGACGCGCAACAATTACTCATTATTCAAAAAATGGTGCAGGATTTATTTTTACCTTTAGAGATTGTGCCTTGTCCTATTGTCCGTAACGAAGAAGGGCTAGCATTAAGCTCACGCAATGCGTATTTAAGTCCAAGCGGAATCACACAGGCTTTACGAATTTCAGCTTCTTTAAATGCCGTAACTAAAGCAATTATGCGCGGCATTAAAGATTCTTATGAGTTAAAAAGAATTGCTTTAGAGGTGCTAGAGGGATTAGAGGTAGAATATCTTGTCATTGTCAATCACGAATTACAAAATATAGAGCAAATTCAAAAAAATTCTACCTTGATTCTCGTTGTAGTGCGAATTGAAGGGGTTCGCTTATTAGATAATTTATGGTTTTAA
- a CDS encoding S24 family peptidase: protein MEMEEIIEKLKDILASEGQTRIKSIDIAKALNIHPDTFNSMKFGNSIPYKQILNFLEQRKININYFFFGSSPKESLGSEEKYKILKLYKTNASLGGGGINEFVSIEEIPFPITLLEKLKINPKWEIIECKGDSMESLIKDNALCFIDRQATLKDKGIFVINTNEGLFVKQVILKDNGVILHSLNPTYQDLFFQNGEYLIVGRVVGVWQEI from the coding sequence ATGGAAATGGAAGAGATTATAGAAAAGCTAAAGGATATTTTGGCAAGTGAGGGGCAAACAAGAATTAAATCTATTGATATAGCCAAAGCCTTAAACATACACCCTGATACTTTTAATAGTATGAAGTTTGGAAACTCTATTCCTTATAAACAAATCCTAAACTTCCTAGAGCAAAGAAAGATTAATATCAATTACTTCTTTTTTGGAAGCTCTCCTAAAGAAAGCTTAGGAAGCGAAGAGAAATATAAGATTCTAAAACTCTATAAAACAAATGCTTCTTTAGGAGGTGGAGGGATTAATGAGTTTGTAAGTATAGAGGAGATTCCTTTTCCTATCACATTACTAGAAAAACTCAAGATTAATCCCAAATGGGAAATCATAGAATGCAAGGGAGATTCTATGGAATCTCTCATTAAAGACAATGCACTCTGCTTCATTGATAGACAAGCAACTCTCAAAGACAAAGGAATCTTTGTAATTAATACCAATGAGGGATTGTTTGTCAAACAAGTGATTCTAAAAGATAATGGAGTGATTCTGCACTCTTTAAATCCAACCTATCAAGACTTATTCTTTCAAAATGGGGAATATTTGATTGTGGGGAGAGTGGTAGGGGTATGGCAAGAGATTTAA
- a CDS encoding ImmA/IrrE family metallo-endopeptidase produces the protein MTIQDLKNVLLGKNPREILETLEIHSVPVDIKSILCDKLHIKIDEKLEWDRLAFDGSVYLNSKGYPEIWLNNSVSENRQNFTLAHELGHIVNDILPNIEKYKDPINDNYETLYRSNKYNPIEAKANAFAAQFLMPANFIAQEAKKLTQVDDFKDLSLKQVIQRMANRFRVSFEAMKWRLVNLGYIDKDKI, from the coding sequence ATGACCATACAAGATTTAAAAAATGTTCTTTTGGGTAAAAATCCTAGAGAAATCTTAGAAACTTTGGAGATTCATAGTGTTCCTGTAGATATAAAGTCTATTTTATGCGATAAACTGCATATAAAAATTGATGAAAAATTGGAATGGGACAGATTAGCTTTTGATGGTTCTGTATATTTAAATAGTAAAGGTTATCCTGAAATTTGGCTAAATAATTCTGTGTCGGAAAATAGACAGAATTTTACATTGGCACACGAATTGGGGCACATTGTTAATGATATACTACCGAATATAGAAAAGTATAAAGATCCCATTAATGATAATTATGAAACGCTCTATCGTAGTAATAAATATAATCCAATAGAGGCAAAGGCAAATGCCTTTGCAGCGCAATTTTTAATGCCTGCAAATTTTATCGCACAAGAGGCAAAAAAGCTAACTCAGGTAGATGATTTTAAGGATTTAAGTTTAAAACAAGTCATACAAAGAATGGCGAATAGATTTAGAGTATCCTTTGAAGCAATGAAATGGAGACTTGTAAATTTGGGTTATATTGATAAGGACAAAATCTAA
- a CDS encoding DNA adenine methylase, which translates to MAKEIVERMPEHSCYCEVFAGSLSVLYAKERPFAKYNEVVNDWNADLINLHRIIQTRPQSLQIELNRMLSGRDFFLDSKVKTPRNNIEKAALYFYSIVHSFGGKRDNYAMCKKARSPKNIYKSFQVYAQRLKPVSIENLDFRDFIKQYDSDTTFFYLDPPYVGTENYYKNKKTFNLKDHKDLCKILKSIKGKFLLSYNDCELVRNLYKNFTIEALETHYRINMQTQNVKRKELLVRNYRGILIFKLMS; encoded by the coding sequence ATGGCAAAGGAGATTGTAGAGAGAATGCCTGAACACTCTTGCTATTGTGAAGTGTTTGCAGGTAGTCTTTCTGTGCTTTATGCTAAAGAACGTCCTTTTGCAAAATATAATGAGGTAGTAAATGATTGGAATGCAGATTTAATCAATCTACATAGAATCATTCAAACACGACCGCAGAGTCTCCAAATAGAATTAAATAGAATGCTAAGTGGTAGAGATTTTTTCTTAGATTCTAAAGTCAAGACGCCAAGAAACAATATAGAAAAAGCTGCACTCTATTTTTACTCTATCGTGCATAGCTTTGGGGGCAAGAGAGATAATTATGCAATGTGCAAAAAGGCAAGAAGCCCAAAGAATATTTATAAGAGCTTTCAAGTTTATGCACAGAGGCTAAAGCCTGTAAGTATTGAGAATCTTGACTTTAGAGATTTTATTAAGCAATACGATAGTGATACTACATTCTTCTATCTTGACCCGCCCTATGTAGGAACAGAGAATTATTATAAGAATAAGAAAACCTTTAATTTGAAAGACCATAAGGATTTATGCAAGATTCTAAAGAGTATCAAAGGTAAATTCCTATTAAGTTATAATGATTGTGAGCTTGTTAGGAATCTCTATAAGAACTTTACCATAGAAGCCCTAGAAACACATTATAGAATCAATATGCAGACACAGAATGTCAAAAGAAAGGAGTTGTTAGTGAGGAATTATAGGGGGATTTTAATCTTTAAGCTTATGAGCTAG